DNA sequence from the Candidatus Cloacimonadota bacterium genome:
CGAGAATAAATTTGAACTCGATACACACATATATATCGAGAAAAAATATTTACAAAAGGCTCAAAATATTTTAGGGAATAAAGTCGGGAAAACTGTTTTGATCCATCCATTTTATGGAAATTCCGGCAAAAATTTATCTTATGAACAATACCGGAAGATCATCTTCGAATTGTTGGAAAAGAGTGATCACTCGATAATTATCAGCGGTCATAAAAGTGATGAAGAAACGATGAGAAAATACTTCTCTCCTTTAAAATCTGACCGGGTTCGGATATTTATTAATCATGATTCAATTTTGTATTTAGCAGCGATCATTCAAAAATCGGATATTTTTGTAGGAAGCTCAACCGGTCCAACTCATATCGCCGGTTCATTACAAAAACCGATCGTTGCCTTCTATTCACCCATAAAAGCAAAATCGATTATTCGCTGGGGAGTGTTCAATAATCCTGAAGTCAGCTATTTTGGAAACAGGATGAATTGCCCGGAAAAGTATGGCTGCCG
Encoded proteins:
- a CDS encoding lipopolysaccharide heptosyltransferase family protein; protein product: MTKIRIIISRTDKIGDLVLSIPSLKMVRNIFPDSYITVLVRNYNYEIIKNLPYIDETIRVDNYELTELAKYLKQQNPKYFISLFSDKKTGYLARKSKAKYRIGPFSKWHSYFSYNKGIRQNRSKSIKNEAEYNLDLIKVIDKKKFENKFELDTHIYIEKKYLQKAQNILGNKVGKTVLIHPFYGNSGKNLSYEQYRKIIFELLEKSDHSIIISGHKSDEETMRKYFSPLKSDRVRIFINHDSILYLAAIIQKSDIFVGSSTGPTHIAGSLQKPIVAFYSPIKAKSIIRWGVFNNPEVSYFGNRMNCPEKYGCR